The Hyphomicrobium sp. 99 genome contains the following window.
TCCGACGAGAACCCGCGAGTTCGAGGACGGTTCCGAGAAGAAGAGCCGCCGCGGCCGCCCCAAGAAAACCGGCCGCCCGGGGCAGTAGAAGCGGTAGATTTTCCTACTTTTGATTGGGCGCGCGATCTAACATCCACGACTGCGGGGAGCACCACCACAATGGAGGCTCTCATGGCAACGTACGTCATTCTTGCCAACTTCACGGACAAAGGCATTCACGACGCTAAAGACACGATAAGCCGTGGCGACAAATTCAAAGCCATGGCCGCGAACGCAGGCGTCACGGTCAAAGACATATATTGGACGATCGGCACATTTGACGCCGTCACGATCTGCGAGGCGCCCGACGACGAAACCGCCACGGCGCTGGCGTTGAGCGTTGCCACCCGCGGCAATGTCCGAACGCAAACACTGCGCGCCTTTTCATTCGATGAAATGGGGAGAATCCTCGGCAAAATGGTGTGAGCGCCGCCTGAGTAGGCGGCTCGAACGCTCGTTGCCGCAGAGCGGAACTCCCACAGGCCCGATCGGTTGTTTCTCAGTTGCCAAGCAATCGAGGAACCTCCAATGCCTAAGATCTCGAAAGCGAAAATTCTTATTCTCGCGACGGACGGATTCGAGCAGTCGGAACTCGAAGTTCCGCGTGAGAAGTTGAAGGCGGTCGCACAGCTG
Protein-coding sequences here:
- a CDS encoding GYD domain-containing protein yields the protein MATYVILANFTDKGIHDAKDTISRGDKFKAMAANAGVTVKDIYWTIGTFDAVTICEAPDDETATALALSVATRGNVRTQTLRAFSFDEMGRILGKMV